A part of Silurus meridionalis isolate SWU-2019-XX chromosome 18, ASM1480568v1, whole genome shotgun sequence genomic DNA contains:
- the mycn gene encoding N-myc protein: protein MPAVIKNSDLEFDSFLPCFYPDEDDFYLCGPGEDIWKKFELLPTPPLSPSRAALASADDGVERALPGGVLGLGDPLDWASELLLLPPHDADDEAWRAPESDLFGACALDDPVILQDCMWSGFSAREKLERAVSEKLGRTASSASTTTSTNNTISTTTGASTATSNASGASGLKSSALKAPETNRAATECVDPAVVFPFPMHKRNGGQSANQARSASLAHVDRHADDTPSDSDDDVDDDDEEEDEEDEEEEEEEEDEDEEEIDVVTVEKRRSTSSKNSQSSSPASRLTAGAPRGPQELILKRTAAASIHQQQHNYAAPSPYSDDSDLLSAPPSKKHRSESSATNSARKPGLCLSIAAQRLRKSGSGSDSEDNERRRNHNILERQRRNDLRSSFLTLRDQLPELAKNDKAAKVLILKKAAEYVSSLEAQQLRLRQEKDKLQAKRQHLLRRLEQARTR, encoded by the exons ATGCCAGCTGTGATAAAAAACTCCGACCTGGAGTTCGACTCGTTCCTGCCGTGTTTCTATCCGGACGAGGATGATTTTTACTTGTGCGGCCCCGGTGAGGACATATGGAAAAAGTTCGAGCTGCTGCCCACCCCGCCGCTGTCGCCGAGCCGCGCGGCTCTGGCGAGCGCCGATGACGGGGTCGAGCGCGCGTTGCCGGGCGGCGTCCTCGGGCTCGGCGACCCGCTGGACTGGGCCTCTGAGCTGCTCCTCCTGCCGCCACACGACGCCGACGACGAAGCGTGGCGCGCCCCGGAGAGTGACCTGTTCGGCGCGTGCGCGCTCGACGACCCGGTCATCCTGCAGGACTGCATGTGGAGCGGCTTCTCGGCGCGCGAGAAGCTCGAGCGCGCCGTCAGCGAGAAGCTCGGACGGACCGCATCATCCGcgtccaccaccacctccaccaacaACACAATCTCCACTACCACCGGCGCATCCACCGCCACTTCGAACGCTTCTGGAGCTTCCGGACTTAAAAGCAGCGCGTTAAAGGCGCCCGAGACGAACCGGGCTGCGACCGAGTGCGTGGACCCTGCTGTGGTTTTCCCTTTCCCGATGCACAAAAGGAACGGGGGGCAGAGCGCAAACCAGGCGAGGAGCGCATCCTTGGCTCACGTGGACAGACACGCAGACGACACCCCGAGCGACTCCG ACGATGACGTAGACGACGATGacgaggaagaggatgaagaagacgaagaagaagaagaagaagaggaggacgaGGATGAGGAAGAGATCGATGTAGTCACGGTCGAGAAGCGACGATCCACTTCTAGTAAAAACTCCCAGTCCTCGTCGCCAGCGAGCAGGCTGACTGCGGGGGCGCCCCGGGGGCCCCAGGAGCTTATCTTAAAAAGGACAGCGGCGGCTTCCATCCATCAGCAGCAGCACAACTATGCTGCACCTTCGCCGTACTCTGACGACTCGGACCTTCTCTCGGCTCCCCCGAGCAAAAAACACCGATCTGAGAGCAGCGCGACAAACTCGGCCCGGAAACCAGGTCTGTGCTTGTCGATTGCGGCTCAGCGGCTCAGGAAAAGCGGCTCGGGGTCCGACTCGGAGGATAACGAGCGCCGCCGCAACCACAACATCCTGGAGAGGCAACGGCGCAACGACCTGCGCTCCAGCTTCCTGACGCTGCGCGACCAACTGCCCGAGCTAGCGAAAAATGACAAGGCGGCCAAAGTGCTGATTCTGAAGAAGGCCGCGGAGTACGTGAGCTCCCTCGAGGCTCAGCAGCTTCGGCTTCGGCAGGAAAAGGACAAACTCCAGGCAAAACGGCAGCACCTCCTCCGCCGCCTCGAGCAAGCAAGGACTCGCTAG